In the Streptomyces sp. WMMC940 genome, GATCTCGATGTCTGGAGCACCGGCGAACAGCAGGCGCAGGCCCGAGCGGACCAGGGGATCGTCGTCGGCGAGCAGGATGCGGATCATGCGGACCACGGTAGCCAGGCCCGCAGCTCGAAGTGCTTCCCGCTGCGGCCGTGTTCCAGTCGCCCCCCGGCGAGCGCCGTGCGTTCGGCCAGACCGATCAGGCCCTGGCCGCTGCCGGGTATGGACGGCCGTGCCCCGGGCCGGGGGGCGCGGTTGCGGACCTCCACCGTCACGCCGTCTCCCGGACCGCCGCCGATCTCGAGCTGTACGGGGACACCCGGGGCGTGCTTGCGCGCGTTCGTCAGCCCCTCCTGGGCGATGCGGTAGACGGTTCTTCCGGTGAGCTCCGGGACAGCGTCCGGCTGCGCGATCCGCTGCTCGAGCTGCACGCACATGCCTGCCTGCCGCGATTCCTGCGCCAGCCTCGTGAGGTCCGCCAGCGCGGGCTGGGGACGGGGGGCGCCCGTCTCCTCGGCCGTGGGGGCCCGTAGCACGCCGATGACGGTACGCAGGTCCTGCAGTGCCCTGTGCGCGCTCTCCCGGATCACCCCGGCGGCGTGTTCGACTTCGTGCTCCGGGGCCCCCGGATGAAACTCGAGGGCCCCCGCGTGCACGCTCAGCAGGGACAGCCGGTGCGCCAGCACGTCGTGCATCTCGCGCGCTATCTCCTCGCGGGCCGCCCGCTGTGCCCGCTCGGCACGCAGGGCCGCCTCGGCCTCCGCCCGCTCGGCACGCTCGTGCAGGGCGCGGACGAATAGCCCCCACCCGACCACCACCGCCACCAGGGCCACGGACACCAGCCCGGGGATCAGCGTGTCGAGGCTCAGGAAGGGCCAGGCCCGGTACACGACCCCGGTGTAGAAGAGGGGCGCAGGGGCCAGAGCGAGAACCGCGACCCGGACCGTGGTCTGCGGCGGCCGGTGGACGGCAACCGAGAACAGCGCCACCATCGCCGGGACGGCGAGCGGGAGGAACGCGCCGGCCACGATCAGTCCGACGGCCAGTGGGGTCGGCCGTCGGTGCCGCCACAACAGGGCCAGGCAGGCGAGCACCGCGACCGCTTCCTGGACGGGCATGCGCGAGAGCTCCAGCATGTCGAGCGAGGTGCCGAGCGGCCCGAACGTGAGTTGCGGAAACAGTTCGTAGCCGCGGACGGTCAACTGAACCGCGACGACGGACGCCGATGCCGCGAGCAGGACCGTGAGCGCGTCGAGGACTCTCGCGGGGATGGGGAAGCGCATGCGTACAAGGTAGGCGACCCGTGCGCCACCGAACGCGTTCGAGCGGCGGTTGCGACTTTGGTAGGGGTCCGGCCCTCTGAGAACCCTACTTTCCGCGATCAGTTCCCGGTCTTATCGCCGATGTTCCGGCCTGCTCGTGCACCTAGCGTCGAGGTCCTCGACAGGGTTCGGCGCCGTCGGTGAACCGGCCTGGCTCGCCGAGGTGCCCGCCGCCGAGCGGACTGCCCGCTCGCACCCATCGCCCGAACGCTCCGCGTTCGGCGCCCCCCTGAAAGGAACGGGAACTTCGTCATGTCCCGGAACAGGAAGGCCGTCCTGCTGAGTGCGGTGGCCGCCCTCGCCGCTGTGATCGCCCTCACCGCGACAGTCCTCTGGCCCGATCGCATCTCGCCCTGGGATGCGAGGGTCCGCGCCTCGGTCCGCGAGCTCCCCTCCGGTGCCGTCGACTGCCGGGAGGCCAAGTGCATAGCCCTCACCTTCGACGCCGGCCCCGGCAAGGACACCCCGCGTCTGCTGGACGTTCTCAAGAAGGAGAACGTGCCGGCGACCTTCTTCCTCCTCGGCAAGAACCACGTGGTGCGACACCCGGGCACAGTGCGGCGTATCGCCGCCGAGGGCCATGAGGTCGCCAACCACACCTGGTCCCATGAGATCCTCACCGACCGGGACGCCGATGTGATACGCCGGGAGCTCTCCCTGACCCAGGAGGCCGTCGAGAGGATCACCGGACACCGGCCCACCCTGATGCGTCCGCCGCAGGGGCGTACGAACGCTGAAGTGGCCCGGATCTGCAAGGAGCTGGGTTTGGCGCAGGTGCTGTGGAGCGCCACCGCGAAGGACTACTCCACGACGGACTCGGCACTCATCACCCGCCGGATCCTGGACGCCGCCGAGCGCGACGGCATCATCCTGCTGCACGACATCTACGACGGGACCGTCCCGGCCGTGCCGGGCATCATCACGGAGCTGAAGGAGCGGGGCTACACCTTCGTGACCGTGCCGCAGCTCCTGGCACCGGGCGTCGCCGAGCCGGGCGAGGTCTACAAGCCGTGAGCAACTCCGGCCCCACTGCTCGGTGCGTTCGCCCAGCTCGGCCGCCGCCCAAGCCTCGCCGGCGCCGCCTCGGCCGGGAGACCGGGCTGAGGCGGCGCCGGCCGTTCGCCGCGTCGGAGACGGACACGGTCTGGCCGGCGTCGCGGGGATCTCCCGGCTGCGGCCGGCGAAGATCGGCGATGCTGGCCCCCAGCGGCCGTTGACATGGTGTCGGCATGTGGTTCACTCGTATGAGAACGAACTAGTCCAACTCTTCGAGTAGAAAGCAGAGTTGACTATCGATGGTCGCTGTGGAGCCCGGCTGGTTGCGTGGGGTGCTGCCACTGGCGCTCGCTGCCGTGCTCGCCGAAGGGGACCGGCACGGATATGCGCTGGTGCAGGAGCTGACTGTCCGTGGATTCGGCACGGTCCGCGGCGGCGCCCTTTATCCGGTGCTCGGCAGGCTCGAGTCCGAAGGAGTGGTGGAGGCGCGGTGGGAGCCGGGTGAGGGCGGGCCGGGACGCAAGGTCTACCGGCTCACCGATGTGGGACGAGCCCGGCTGCGTGAAGAGACCTCCGGCTGGAAGCAGTTCTCCTGCGCTATGGACCAACTCCTGGCCCGGGACGCGGAGGAGTTGCCGTGACGGATGAGATCGCCCGGTGGAGCGCGTGGGTTCGTCTGGGACTGGCTGCTCACTCGGTGGACAGCGCCCTCGCCGAGGAGGTACTGGAAGAGGTCGCACAGCACTGTGCGAACAGCGGTGAGAGTCCTGAGCACGCCTTCGGCATGCCGGAGGCGTACGCCGCCGCTGTGGTCGGCGAGCGCGTTCCACCCGAGGAGCGTCTCCGCCA is a window encoding:
- a CDS encoding PadR family transcriptional regulator, with translation MVAVEPGWLRGVLPLALAAVLAEGDRHGYALVQELTVRGFGTVRGGALYPVLGRLESEGVVEARWEPGEGGPGRKVYRLTDVGRARLREETSGWKQFSCAMDQLLARDAEELP
- a CDS encoding polysaccharide deacetylase family protein — translated: MSRNRKAVLLSAVAALAAVIALTATVLWPDRISPWDARVRASVRELPSGAVDCREAKCIALTFDAGPGKDTPRLLDVLKKENVPATFFLLGKNHVVRHPGTVRRIAAEGHEVANHTWSHEILTDRDADVIRRELSLTQEAVERITGHRPTLMRPPQGRTNAEVARICKELGLAQVLWSATAKDYSTTDSALITRRILDAAERDGIILLHDIYDGTVPAVPGIITELKERGYTFVTVPQLLAPGVAEPGEVYKP
- a CDS encoding sensor histidine kinase gives rise to the protein MRFPIPARVLDALTVLLAASASVVAVQLTVRGYELFPQLTFGPLGTSLDMLELSRMPVQEAVAVLACLALLWRHRRPTPLAVGLIVAGAFLPLAVPAMVALFSVAVHRPPQTTVRVAVLALAPAPLFYTGVVYRAWPFLSLDTLIPGLVSVALVAVVVGWGLFVRALHERAERAEAEAALRAERAQRAAREEIAREMHDVLAHRLSLLSVHAGALEFHPGAPEHEVEHAAGVIRESAHRALQDLRTVIGVLRAPTAEETGAPRPQPALADLTRLAQESRQAGMCVQLEQRIAQPDAVPELTGRTVYRIAQEGLTNARKHAPGVPVQLEIGGGPGDGVTVEVRNRAPRPGARPSIPGSGQGLIGLAERTALAGGRLEHGRSGKHFELRAWLPWSA